Part of the Sodalinema gerasimenkoae IPPAS B-353 genome is shown below.
CAATAATCAGGATGAGATAACAGAGACAACGAACATTCCTGGAGAAACTCTTTTAATCCCTCCGGAGAACCGAGATCCGCCTCTAAACTCAACTCCGTCAACTGAGCCTGGAGTTCATGAGCCTGAGCTAGTAACCCTACCTGGAGTCTCGTCACCGTCAACTGATCCGAGGAATTTCCCCCACCTGAGCGACGGCCGAGGAACCACCACATGAGAATCCCCGCCCCCAGTAACAGAAGCAAAAAGAGCCAGATACGCCCCGAACCATCATTCTGACGTCGCTGAGACCCTGTCTGGGCTTGTTGCGCCGTTTGGTCCTCCGCCTGCACCCCAGAGCCACTCACTGGCTGTTCACCCTGAACCGTGGGATTTACCGGAGCCGAACGGCCCCCACCTCCCGAGGGAATCGGGACAAAAAAGAAGGAGCGAGAGCGTTCCACCCGCGGCTGAGAGGCTCCTGAGGGCGACCCCGCTCGGGGGGTACTGCGTTCAGGAACCGGAGCCGGAGCGGGTGTGTTTCTGGGGCGACTATCAGGGGTGGGAGCCGGAGCAGGTGTGTTAAAGGAGCCTCCGCGAGTCCGTCCCCCCGTTGCGCCTCCTCCGGGAACGGGGGTGGGGGCAGGGGCGGGAGTACTGCGAGGTGTCGTGCGGGACGGGGTTTGGGGCGTGGTTTGTGAAGGAGTTCGTGAGGGAGTTCGTGAGGGAGTTCGTGAAGGAGTTCGCCCTCCAGTGGAGCCACCAGACCCCCGAGAACGGCTCGGAGAGGTGCGACTTGGGCGACTAAAAGACCCCCCCCGACTGCGTCCTCCACCACCTCGCCGTTGCGCTTGCGCCATCTCCAGCCCCCATTCGAGCTGAAAATTGACGGCAGAGTTTCTAATACTGACGCTGTTGACTGAGAGGATGGCCAACAAACTGGCTAGAATTAGGGATAGCTTTTTCATGGTTTTCTGAGGGGAAGAACAGTCAGGGGCAACAGAGGAAGGAGAACCAGGTGGGAGTATGACCCCCCCCTAACTCCTGAGAGGGGATGGTAAGTGGTGCGCCCGAGAACCCAAAATCGTGGTTGGTTGGAGCAACCAAGGCTGCTGTGGCAACTTAGGCGCTACGATTGATCATTCCCCTTCCCCTCCAGGTTAGCATTGCTGCCCAAACGCTTCCCCAAGGGCGTCAGCGCCGGCCAAACCCCCCACCGCCAGGGGTTTCAATCACAAAGACATCCCCCACTCCCATCTCGACAGTAGCGGTTCCGTCCAGGGCGATTTGTTCTCCATCATGACGTTGAACCCAATTGCGCCCCACTTGGCCATCCTCGCCTCCCGCTAAACCCGCTGGGGGGACAACCCGGTGACTTGAGAGAATCGAGGCGGTCATGGGTTCCAAGAAGCGCAGCCGACGAATGACTCCATTGCCGCCGTTAAACTGCCCTTGGCCGCCACTTCCTTGGCGAATGGCAAATGACTCCAAAAGGATGGGAAAGCGCCATTCTAGAACCTCTGGGTCGGTCATACGTGAATTGGTCATGTGGGTATGCACCGCATCCGTTCCGGCAAATCCAGGACCGGCCCCCGAGCCGCCACAAATGGTTTCGTAATATTGATAGGTGGCGTTGCCAAAGGTGAGGTTATTCATGGTTCCTTGGGAGCCAGCTAACACGCCTAGGGCCCCGTAGAGTGCATCAGTAATGCCCTGGGAGGTTTCCACATTGCCGGCCACCACTGCTGCCGGATAGCGAGGATTGAGAAAACAACCCTCGGGAATGCGAATCTCTATGGGTTTGAGACAACCAGCATTGAGGGGAATATCATCGTCGACAAGGGTGCGGAAGACATAGAGAACGGCCGCCTTACAGACTGCTGCCGGAGCGTTGAAGTTATTGGGCAGTTGGGCGGAGGTGCCGCTGAAGTCAATGGTGGCACTGCGTTCTGTGGGGTTGATGCGAATGCGGACTTGGATCTGTTCGCCGCTATCGAGGGGATAGGTAAACTCACCATCTTTGAGGACGGAGATGGCCCGACGGACGGACTCCTCAGCATTGTCTTGAACGTGCTGCATATAGGACCGGACGGTGTTTAAGCCATAGTGAGCGGTCATCTTCAGCAGTTCATCGACTCCTTTCTGATTGGCGGCAATTTGGGCCTGCAAGTCGGCGATGTTTTGGTCGATGTTGCGGGCAGGATGGAGGCCCGATCGCAGGAGCGATCGCAGGGCCTGCTCTTGGAACTCCCCTTGTTTGACCAGTGGCACGTTATCCAGCAAAATCCCCTCATCGTCAACATGACAGCTATTGGGAGGCATGGAACCGGGGGTAATACCACCAATATCGGCATGATGGCCCCGAGAGGCAACATAGAATAGGGGAGTTCCGTCAGACCCTGATTCGGGAAAGACGGGGGTAATAACGGTAATATCGGGCAGGTGAGTGCCGCCGTTATAGGGATTATTTAGGACATAGACATCTCCGGGTTCGAGGGAGAGGTTGGGTTTTTCGATCAGGGCCCGGACACTTTCACTCATGGAGCCGAGATGGACAGGGATATGGGGCGCATTGGCCACCAATTGCCCGGCTTCATCAAAAATGGCACAGGAGAAGTCGAGCCGTTCTTTGATGTTGACGGAGGTGCTGGTGTTTTGTAGGGTGACTCCCATCTGTTCGGCGATCGCCCGAAAGAGGTTATTAAAAATCTCCAACAGCACCGGATCGGGGCGTTCTCCTAGGGTAGCGGACTGCCTCTCCCGTGCGGTGAGTTCTGCCTCGACATCGGGCCAGGATTGACGTTGCCGCAAAATGAGGTGATTCTGTTCGGTTAAGGTGGCTTCCCAACCGGGTTCTAAGATATTGGTTCCGGTGGACTCGATAATCATGGCGGGGCTTTGGATCACATCGCCGGGTTGTAGATCTCCTCGCTCATAGACCGGGGTTTCTCGCCAGTCCCCTTTTAAGTAGGTGGAGACTCGGGCCACCGGTTCCGGGGGAGTGTCTGAGTGACGGCTGACTCGGGGTTCTTGGGGGCCATCGCCAATAAACACCGCTTCTAGGGAAATCGTCGCCACGACCAAGGTCTTGTTATCCATCATGAAGCCATAGCGTTGACGATGGAGGTTTTCAAAGGCCACTCGCATGGAGGGAATGTCTGCAAAATCCACAATCAGGGTAGAATCAGTCCCCTCATATTTCAGATGGACTTTGCGTAACAGTTCTGGGGGGCGATTCGACTCAGAAGAGGCCTCACCCAGGCCGTTAGGGGAGACATGACACTCTAACTCCTGAAACTCACAGAGGAGTTGTTGATAGTTCCCAGGCGTTAGGGGA
Proteins encoded:
- a CDS encoding DUF1517 domain-containing protein, which produces MKKLSLILASLLAILSVNSVSIRNSAVNFQLEWGLEMAQAQRRGGGGRSRGGSFSRPSRTSPSRSRGSGGSTGGRTPSRTPSRTPSRTPSQTTPQTPSRTTPRSTPAPAPTPVPGGGATGGRTRGGSFNTPAPAPTPDSRPRNTPAPAPVPERSTPRAGSPSGASQPRVERSRSFFFVPIPSGGGGRSAPVNPTVQGEQPVSGSGVQAEDQTAQQAQTGSQRRQNDGSGRIWLFLLLLLGAGILMWWFLGRRSGGGNSSDQLTVTRLQVGLLAQAHELQAQLTELSLEADLGSPEGLKEFLQECSLSLLSHPDYWTHVQGESQVYPNSEEAEKAFDQFSIQERSKFSEETLSNVGGRIRQRSLSQDEELDPGEYIVVTFLVATQGNQPLFETISAADELQGVLQKLAAVPTNALLVFELLWTPQSQTDSLTADDLLSHYPDLVVL
- a CDS encoding hydantoinase B/oxoprolinase family protein; the encoded protein is MAQSTRWKFWIDRGGTFTDIVAQRPEGTMVTHKLLSENPERYQDAAVQGIRDLLGLTGGEPIPDPKIGEVRMGTTVATNALLERKGDRTVLVVTQGFRDALRIGYQNRPDIFARQICLPSLLYHRILEAEERYQADGTCLTPLNREALIPQLQAAHDAGIRSCAIALMHGYRYPDHEDQIAAIAQEIGFTQISRSHQVSPLIKLVSRGDTTVVDAYLSPILRRYVEQVSRRLFASETDPRLQFMQSNGGLTAASQFQGKDSILSGPAGGIVGAVQTSRRAGFFNIVTFDMGGTSTDVAHYAGEPEEVVEYEREFETEVAGVRLRTPMMAVHTVAAGGGSILHFDGSRYRVGPDSAGANPGPAAYRRGGPLTVTDCNVILGKLQPQFFPAVFGPDGNLPLDEERVRQQFQDLAQEIHQQTGDERSPEAVASGFLAIAVEIMANAIKKISLQRGYDVSNYTLCCFGGAGGQHACLIAEALGISEIFLHPYAGVLSAYGMGLADQRQLQEQSLELPLTPGNYQQLLCEFQELECHVSPNGLGEASSESNRPPELLRKVHLKYEGTDSTLIVDFADIPSMRVAFENLHRQRYGFMMDNKTLVVATISLEAVFIGDGPQEPRVSRHSDTPPEPVARVSTYLKGDWRETPVYERGDLQPGDVIQSPAMIIESTGTNILEPGWEATLTEQNHLILRQRQSWPDVEAELTARERQSATLGERPDPVLLEIFNNLFRAIAEQMGVTLQNTSTSVNIKERLDFSCAIFDEAGQLVANAPHIPVHLGSMSESVRALIEKPNLSLEPGDVYVLNNPYNGGTHLPDITVITPVFPESGSDGTPLFYVASRGHHADIGGITPGSMPPNSCHVDDEGILLDNVPLVKQGEFQEQALRSLLRSGLHPARNIDQNIADLQAQIAANQKGVDELLKMTAHYGLNTVRSYMQHVQDNAEESVRRAISVLKDGEFTYPLDSGEQIQVRIRINPTERSATIDFSGTSAQLPNNFNAPAAVCKAAVLYVFRTLVDDDIPLNAGCLKPIEIRIPEGCFLNPRYPAAVVAGNVETSQGITDALYGALGVLAGSQGTMNNLTFGNATYQYYETICGGSGAGPGFAGTDAVHTHMTNSRMTDPEVLEWRFPILLESFAIRQGSGGQGQFNGGNGVIRRLRFLEPMTASILSSHRVVPPAGLAGGEDGQVGRNWVQRHDGEQIALDGTATVEMGVGDVFVIETPGGGGFGRR